ATTAAAATCTTTTTCATTTTTATCATTCCTTATAATTAAATTCCATATTGATAACTTATATATAGATGAAAGAAATATAGCACCATAGTTACAAAAGGTAAAACTAATATCATACTATCAAATCTATCTAATATTCCACCATGTCCCATAAGTATGGTTCCAGAATCTTTTACACCACATTCTCTTTTAAACAATGATTCTATTAAATCTCCAATTTGAGCAACAACAGATATTATAGCTCCCATAATAAATGATAAAAATATTTCTCCTATTGTTGCCCCATTAATTCTTTCAATATACAAAACAACAATTAATACAAAAGCTAAACCTGTAAAAATAATTGAACCCAATGCTCCTTCAACAGACTTTTTTGGACTTATTTCTGTAAAGCCATTTTTAAAAAATTTTCTTCCTATTGTAACTCCAACTATTCCAGCTGATGTATCTGACACCCAAACTAAAACTTGAAGAATTAATGGAAATACTGCTCCTAAAAAATAGAGATTTATTATTTGTGAGAAAAACACAGATACATATATTATTCCTAGTAAAGTATAAGATACTTTCTCCAAAGTCCCTTTTATTTGATTTCTAAAAACTCTATATGTTAACATAAAAATAGTTGCAACTATTAACACAACTGCAATTAATTCTTGCTCTAAATAACTATAATGACTTTGATTGCTAAGATATACTAAATTTGGTATTGTTATGGCAACAATTATTCCAAATTTATCATAAACTTCTTTCCCTGATATTTTTATCATCTTATAAAATTCATAAGTTCCTATACCAATAACTAGATTTGTAAAAATTAGCATAGGTAATCCATAAAGATTTATTCTGAAAAAGCTCTCACCTGCATAAATAAATAGTAATAATGGAACTCCTATCAATGCAACTAAAACTCTATTCCATTTAAACATTTTTTACTCCTCCAAATCTTCTTTCTCTCTGGTTGTAACTCTCAATAGCTTTATCTATTTCTTTTTCATCAAAATCTGGCCATAAAGTGTCTGTGATATAAAACTCTGAATAAGCTATTTGCCATAATAAGAAGTTTGATATCCTCATCTCTCCACTTGTTCTTATAACTAAATCTGGATCTGGAAAATCATTGTATAAATACTTAGAAAAATCTTCCTCTGTTATATTTTCTTTTCCATCTTTTATTATTCTATTCACTGCATCAACTATTTCTGCTCTACTACCATAGTTAAATGCTATGTTTAATGTTATTTTATCATTATTTTTAGTTTCTTCTTCTAACTTTTCAATTTCTTTTTGCAATTTTTCTGGAACATTATCTTTTCTACCTGAAACAAAAAAACGTATCCTATTTTTCATCATATTTTTTCTTTCACTTTTTATATATTTTAAAAATAGTTTCATAAGTGTTGAAACTTCATCTTGTGGTCTATTCCAATTTTCTGTTGAAAAAGCATAAACAGTTAAATATTTAACACCAATTTCTGTTAAATATTCAAGTGCTTTCCTTAATGTTTTTGCTCCTTCCATA
This Fusobacterium animalis 7_1 DNA region includes the following protein-coding sequences:
- a CDS encoding isoprenyl transferase, whose translation is MEKNIPNHIAIIMDGNGRWAKKRGLARSFGHMEGAKTLRKALEYLTEIGVKYLTVYAFSTENWNRPQDEVSTLMKLFLKYIKSERKNMMKNRIRFFVSGRKDNVPEKLQKEIEKLEEETKNNDKITLNIAFNYGSRAEIVDAVNRIIKDGKENITEEDFSKYLYNDFPDPDLVIRTSGEMRISNFLLWQIAYSEFYITDTLWPDFDEKEIDKAIESYNQRERRFGGVKNV
- a CDS encoding phosphatidate cytidylyltransferase, giving the protein MFKWNRVLVALIGVPLLLFIYAGESFFRINLYGLPMLIFTNLVIGIGTYEFYKMIKISGKEVYDKFGIIVAITIPNLVYLSNQSHYSYLEQELIAVVLIVATIFMLTYRVFRNQIKGTLEKVSYTLLGIIYVSVFFSQIINLYFLGAVFPLILQVLVWVSDTSAGIVGVTIGRKFFKNGFTEISPKKSVEGALGSIIFTGLAFVLIVVLYIERINGATIGEIFLSFIMGAIISVVAQIGDLIESLFKRECGVKDSGTILMGHGGILDRFDSMILVLPFVTMVLYFFHLYISYQYGI